A genome region from Candidatus Hydrogenedentota bacterium includes the following:
- a CDS encoding DUF1080 domain-containing protein, translating to MRTVLSLCVCLVAATFIGAEEVAVPQFQPLFNGVDLTGWINVNTAEDTWSVQDGLLVCSGRPIGVMRSEKQYENFILHIEWRHMEAGGNSGVFVWSEGTVPDGKRLPAGLEVQMLELDWVNQHKDKRGNLPPIAYVHGELFGANGVKTIPDNPRGERSKSLENRCLGKGEWNVYDVVCVDGVVKLAVNGKFVNGIRESTRKKGYLCLESEGGEIHFRNIQVLELPPGITSADECAPVVE from the coding sequence ATGCGTACCGTTTTAAGTCTATGTGTGTGCCTTGTTGCTGCAACTTTTATCGGGGCAGAAGAAGTGGCGGTACCTCAGTTTCAACCCCTCTTTAATGGTGTCGATTTAACAGGATGGATAAATGTCAACACGGCGGAGGATACTTGGTCTGTACAGGATGGGTTGTTGGTTTGTTCAGGTCGTCCGATTGGCGTCATGCGCAGCGAAAAACAATATGAAAATTTTATATTGCATATTGAGTGGCGTCATATGGAAGCGGGAGGAAATTCCGGCGTCTTTGTGTGGAGCGAGGGCACGGTGCCTGACGGGAAACGGCTGCCCGCAGGATTGGAAGTGCAAATGCTTGAACTGGATTGGGTCAATCAGCATAAGGATAAACGGGGCAACTTACCCCCCATCGCTTACGTTCATGGTGAACTCTTCGGCGCCAATGGTGTGAAGACCATTCCCGATAACCCTCGGGGCGAACGGAGCAAATCTTTGGAAAATCGCTGTCTCGGCAAAGGGGAATGGAACGTCTATGACGTGGTGTGTGTGGATGGTGTGGTGAAATTGGCGGTGAATGGCAAGTTTGTCAACGGCATCCGTGAATCGACACGAAAAAAAGGCTACCTCTGCCTAGAATCGGAAGGCGGCGAAATCCATTTTCGCAATATCCAAGTCCTTGAACTGCCGCCCGGTATTACCAGTGCCGATGAATGCGCGCCCGTTGTGGAATGA
- a CDS encoding class I SAM-dependent methyltransferase, producing MGEAQWYEVLFENFARSYDREAFTQGTAGECDFLEAEFQFDKSFRILDVGCGTGRHAIELTKRGYKVTGIDLSEAQLKEARSKANTENLRIDFRKQDARSLDFHNEFDAAIMLCEGAFPLMETDDMNFEILKGITRALKEHGKLIFTTLNGLYPLCRTMESLLKKDHDVLEKPRFSLMTLRDCYDMEFVDDDGNTKKMACNERYYMPSEITWLLNSLGYEQVEIFGAKLGAYSRNEVLTHNDFEMLIVAQR from the coding sequence ATGGGTGAAGCTCAGTGGTATGAAGTCTTATTCGAAAACTTTGCGCGCAGCTATGACCGTGAAGCCTTCACGCAAGGAACAGCGGGGGAGTGTGATTTCCTCGAAGCTGAGTTTCAGTTCGACAAATCCTTTCGCATATTGGATGTGGGCTGCGGAACCGGCCGCCATGCAATCGAATTAACCAAGCGCGGTTATAAGGTGACGGGCATCGACTTATCAGAAGCACAATTGAAAGAGGCGCGTTCAAAAGCCAACACTGAAAACCTACGCATAGATTTTCGCAAACAGGATGCGCGCAGCTTGGATTTTCATAATGAATTTGACGCCGCCATTATGCTCTGCGAAGGCGCATTTCCTTTGATGGAAACTGACGACATGAATTTTGAAATTCTCAAAGGGATTACCCGAGCCTTGAAGGAGCACGGCAAACTAATCTTTACAACACTCAACGGACTATATCCCCTGTGCCGTACTATGGAGTCGCTGCTCAAAAAAGATCACGACGTGCTAGAAAAGCCCCGCTTTAGTCTGATGACTTTGCGCGATTGTTATGATATGGAATTTGTAGATGATGATGGGAACACCAAAAAGATGGCCTGCAATGAGCGCTATTATATGCCCTCTGAGATAACATGGCTCCTAAACAGTTTGGGCTATGAGCAGGTAGAAATATTTGGCGCTAAACTGGGCGCTTACTCCAGAAACGAAGTATTAACCCACAACGATTTTGAGATGCTCATAGTCGCGCAACGCTAA
- a CDS encoding YjbQ family protein yields the protein MKFATEYLEFNTRKKREYINITREVADVVRKSGIQEGMVLVSAMHITAGVYVNDAESGLIEDIDEWLEELAPFKSDYRHHRTGETNGDAHLKSLLVHHEVIVPVTAGRLDLGPWQQVYYAEFDGLRRKRLVIKVMGE from the coding sequence ATGAAATTTGCAACGGAATATTTAGAATTCAATACGCGCAAGAAGCGAGAATATATCAACATTACCCGCGAGGTCGCCGATGTGGTGCGGAAGAGCGGCATCCAAGAAGGAATGGTGCTTGTTTCCGCGATGCACATCACCGCCGGTGTCTATGTCAACGATGCTGAAAGCGGTTTGATTGAAGATATTGATGAATGGCTGGAAGAGCTGGCGCCTTTCAAATCTGATTATCGGCATCACCGCACAGGAGAAACCAACGGCGATGCGCATCTGAAAAGCCTGCTCGTGCATCACGAAGTAATTGTGCCTGTGACGGCAGGACGGCTTGATCTGGGTCCCTGGCAACAAGTTTATTATGCTGAATTTGACGGATTACGAAGAAAACGGCTGGTAATCAAGGTCATGGGAGAATAA